In a genomic window of Sus scrofa isolate TJ Tabasco breed Duroc chromosome 4, Sscrofa11.1, whole genome shotgun sequence:
- the LOC110260477 gene encoding splicing factor, arginine/serine-rich 19-like — protein sequence MHPPDPFPSPKPTAAAAATSQSPKGEKQMRRGRCRLPAERVSAARRSGQEGGSTRHRLPRRQRARVRGRDPGRAAASGSRASGEGPTGEGGARRAAGCGAGVVPAADGVRNKEVGREMSPHRASLARSRRRRRQHRRRHLHFCPSFSVSQAPLPSRGGGANGRRRRREETGGRGHGCEGAGLRETGGKALSIGRLNVVGPRRCKARADWSVLIPSPAPWGWDISGVSVPESTC from the coding sequence ATGCACCCCCCggatcccttcccctccccaaaacccacagccgccgccgccgccacctccCAGTCCCCAAAAGGAGAGAAGCAAATGCGCAGGGGCCGCTGCCGCCTCCCTGCCGAGCGTGTGTCCGCGGCGCGGCGGTCCGGGCAGGAGGGCGGATCAACACGCCACCGGCTCCCCCGGCGACAGCGCGCAAGAGTGCGAGGCCGGGACCCGGGGCGCGCCGCCGCCAGCGGCAGCCGGGCGTCGGGAGAAGGGCCGACTGGGGAGGGAGGAGCGAGGCGGGCTGCGGGCTGCGGGGCTGGTGTGGTCCCGGCGGCGGACGGGGTCCGGAataaggaggtggggagggagatgaGCCCGCACCGCGCGTCACTGGCAAgaagccgccgccgccgccgccagcacCGCCGCCGCCATCTTCACTTCTGCCCCAGTTTCTCCGTCTCGCAGGCTCCGCTCCCGAGCCGCGGGGGAGGGGCGaacgggaggaggaggaggagggaggagaccgGCGGGCGGGGGCACGGCTGCGAGGGGGCGGGGCTCCGGGAAACGGGCGGTAAGGCCCTTTCGATTGGGCGGCTCAACGTTGTCGGGCCACGACGCTGTAAGGCGCGTGCGGATTGGTCCGTTCTGATCCCGAGCCCAGCCCCCTGGGGGTGGGATATCTCCGGAGTGAGTGTTCCGGAGAGCACGTGTTAA